The genomic stretch TAAAAGTATCAGAGAGGGGTATTAAGATCATGAGTATATTGAAAGCAGTTAAGCTTCATAAGAGCTATGGAAATAAAAATAATAAACAGCACGTCCTTAAAGGCATTGATCTTTCCGTTGAAAAAGGTGAGTTCATCAGTATCATGGGAGCATCTGGATCCGGTAAAACGACGTTATTAAACGTTCTTTCTTCCATCGATCAAGTGAGCGAAGGAACGATTCAAATTAACTCATTTGAGATGACAGCTATGAAGGAAAAACAGCTGGCAGAATTCAGAAAGAACAACCTTGGTTTTATCTTTCAAGACTACAACCTATTGGATACGTTAACGGTTAAAGAAAATATTCTGCTGCCGCTTTCGATAACCAAAACACCGAAAAAAGAAGCAGATAAGAAATTTGATCAAGTCGCAACAGAGCTTGGTATTTTAGAGATAAAAGATAAATATCCGAACGAGATCTCAGGTGGTCAAAAGCAGCGAACATCTGCGGCGCGTGCATTTATTCATGAGCCGAGCATCATCTTCGCGGATGAACCAACCGGAGCTCTCGATTCCAAGTCTGCGTCTGACCTTCTAAACAAACTAAGCGGTCTTAACGAGAACAGACAAGCGACGATTCTAATGGTGACGCATGATCCTGTAGCAGCAAGCTATTGCAGCCGTGTGGTGTTTATAAAAGACGGACAGATCTACACGCAGCTTATGAAAGGAGAGCAAGATCGACAGAGTTTCTTTAGTGATATTATGAAAACGCAAGGTGTTTTAGGTGGTGTTCAACATGAACATTAATCAGCTCATCTTTCGCAATTTAAAGAAAAACTTAAGAAACTATTACCTGTATGTTTTTGCTCTAGTATTTAGTTCTGCTCTTTACTTTGCATTTGTAACGCTTCAATATGATCCGTCTATGGATGCTGTAGAAGGTTCTGTAAAAGGTGAAGCAGCGATTCGAGCCGCTTCTATCCTGCTTGTTGTAATCGTATCCGTCTTTCTGCTTTACGCGAACAACATCTTTATCAAACGGCGCAGCAAAGAGATCGGGCTATTCCAGTTGATCGGAATGACAAAAGGAAAGATCTTTCGCATTCTTTCAATCGAAAACTTATTCCTCTACTTTGGTTCCCTATTGATCGGAATCTTTGCAGGATTTTCGTTTTCAAAATTAATGATTCTCGTTTTGTTCAAAACGACGGGTGTTGATTCAATCGCATCTCTACGGTTTTCACCACAAGCACTTGTACAAACGGTTCTTGTTTTTACAGCGATCTATCTGTTGATTATGATAATGAATTACACGTTCATTAAAAGGCAGACCATCCTATCCCTTTTCCGTGTCACCTCTTCTACTGAGATCACCGTGAAAAAACTTTCTCGCTTTGAGATGGTGATGGGAATCGTGGGTCTCGTTCTAATCACGACAGGTTATATCGTATCTTCCAAACTGTTTGGCGGCGATTTTACAACGATGCCTCAATTATTTGGAGCGATGATCTTTATTTTGGCTGCCGTTATTTTAGGTACGTATTTCTTTTACAAAGGCTCTGTCAGTTTTCTGCTTAACCTAGTGAGAAAACGAAAAGGTGGCTATCTATCGATCAACGAAGTGATGTCGCTCGCATCTGTCATGTTCCGTATGAAGTCGAACGCCCTTCTGCTCATGATTATCACCACCGTTTCAGCGCTCTCGATCGCTTTGTTGTGCCTTGCTTATATCTCGTATTATTCAGCAGAGAAAACGGCTGCAAATAATGTTCCGCATGATTTCGCCGTTATCGATAGAGAATCAGCAGATACGTTCGAAGGAGCTTTAAAGAAGAACAATATTCCGTATTCAGAAAAGTCGATTGAAGTGATTCAGGTGACGGTTAACGCCTCGCAGCTTATTGATCGAAGCTTAGAAGAACTCGTCATCGATCCAAAAGCGATGCCGCTTCCTTTAATCAGCGAAAAGTCAGTACATGGCATGGATGTTTCTCCTGATGAAGTGGTCTTTACCGGCTATAACGACCTGCTTCAAAAGTTTATGCCTTTAAAGAGCTCTGGTTCTATTAAGATTAAAGGAAAGACAGAAACGCTCACTCAACGTTACGTAGGTTTAGAAGATATTTATCCCGTATCCTGGTATTTCACAGCTGGAGGCGTTCCTACAGCGATCGTTGATGATGCTATTTTTAAGAAGATGAAAAAAGATATCAATCCTAAGGTACAAAAAGAATCCACCCTCTATATTGGGATAGACATTAAAAATAACGGACAACTAGAAAAAGCAGATAAACTGTTTAAATCAACCGAAACGTACAAAAAGCTATACAACGAATCTCGTCATGAGATCAGCACGAATCAAAAGAAAAACATGGGACTCATGATGTTTATCGTAGGTTTCCTAGGACTGACTTTCCTTGTCACCTCAGGGTGTATCCTCTACTTCAAACAGATGGACGAGGGAGAAAGTGAAAAGCCGAACTATATGATTCTGCGAAAACTAGGGTACACGCAAAGTGATCTGTTGAAAGGGATTCAATATAAACAGCTCTTTAACTTTGGAATTCCACTGGTGGTCGGCTTGCTTCATAGCTATTTCGCCGTACAATCGGGTTGGTTCCTGTTCGGAGCTGAACTTTGGACACCGATGATTATCGTCATGGTCATGTATACGATCCTCTATTCAATCTTTGGCTTGTTGTCAGTCCTCTATTATAAGAAAGTGGTTAGAGAAGCACTTTAGCTTGATGCTCGCTTTGCTATATAGGCGATAAATTGAATAAAAAGAACAAAATCGACTAAAACATGATGATTTTAGTCGGTTTTTTCTTTTGTTTAAGATCATGAGTGGTTTTTGGGGCTGACAGTTGGCTAAAAGATGATGTTTATGTAGCTTATAGGTGATTTTAATTGATACCATAAGGGGTATTCATCAAGATAATTCCATAAATTTAATCAATAATCCCTGAAGTTTAAGGATTATTCCCGCGAGTTTTGGCTATAATCCGGCGAGTTTTCCTCATATATCGGCGAGTCGACAACGTTCGACTGCTATCCCCTTTCCATATACCCTCAACCCCAGCAAACAAAAGCCGCCACCCACAAAACACAAAAAGAAAACCCCAGCCAAAAATATGGCTGAGGTTCATCAAAATTATAAATTATTGAGCTGTATAACCGCCATCGATTACGATTGCTTGTCCAGTTACACTTTTCGCTTTGTCGCTTGATAGGAACATCGCATAGTCTGCGATCTCGCTAACTTCCATCAGACGTTTTTGAGGAACTAATGGGTAGATAACTTCTTCAAGTACTTTATCTAATGAAACGTTTCTTGTTTTCGCTAAGTCTTCCATCTGACCACGAACAAGTGGTGTGTCCACGTAACCTGGGCAAAGTGCGTTAACTGTAACACCTTCCGCTGCTGATTCAAGGGCAGCAACTTTTGTAAGACCGATTACACCATGTTTCGCACTGTTATAAGCCGCTTTACCAGCAAATCCGATCAAACCATTGATAGATGAGATGTTAATGATACGTCCGAATCCTTGTTGCTTCATGATCGGCATTACATGCTTTGTTGCGATGAATGGTGCAGTTAGCATGATTTTGATCATAAGTTCGAATTTAGCTGTTGGAAACTCTTCGATCGGTGAAACGTGCTGAAGACCAGCGTTGTTGATCAGAACGTCAACACGTCCATATTCTTTGTGTGCTGTTTCGATCATGCTCTTGATGTCTTCTTCACTTGTAACGTCAGCTTTAAGACCGATTGCTTCAAGTCCAAGACCTTTTAATTCTTCTGCAGCCTTTTTTACGCCTTCTTCATTAAGGTCAGTTAAGACTACTTTGCTTCCGTTCTCTGCGAATGTTTTTCCGATTTCAAATCCGATTCCACTTGCAGAACCTGTAATAACGACTACTTTATTTTCTACCATACGACTCACTCCTAAAAAGTTTTTATATAATTCCCATGCTTGCCATAATGATTCCTACGATTACGGCAATGGTAGGGATAATTAAAGCGACTACAAATACATCTTTGTACGTTTCCTTATGCGTTAACTGTGTTACCGCAAGAAGGGTTAACAATGCTCCGTTATGAGGTAGGATCGATGCTCCAGAGGCAATGGATGCCATTCTATGGAACGCTTCAGGACTCATGCCTGTTGACTGAGACAAATCATAATACGTTCCGCCAAGAGCTTGTAACGCGATTCCCATACCACCTGATGCTGAACCTGTGATCATCGCTAAAAGCTGTACGACTAAGGATTCAGATACGAGCGGGTTGCTCGAGATTCCTAAAAGCATATCAGTGATTTTGTCGAAGTCCGGAACACTCGTTACCACCGCACCGAATCCAACGGCAGCACTCGTATTGATGATCGCCATTACAGAACCTTTAGCACCTTCGTTCATAGAAGGGATGAATTTTTTGTATTGCTTGATATTGATAAGAAGAATAGCTAGAATTCCTGCTAACAACGAAGGAATTGGAGCAATTTTTAAGAAATTAAGTAAAATAACAACAACGATTAAAGGAACTAATGAAAGAATCCAGTTTGGAAGATTTTCCTCATCTTCATCTTCATTTTCTTTTGATTTATTTGGTTCTGTATACTTTTCACCAGCAGCTGTTAAACGGTTCTCTCTAAACTTCAGCCAGAAATACCCGCCAACTGCCATGATCAGCGTAGCTACAATACCGATAATGGTACCCGCCATAGGGGTTGTCTTAAACGTATTCATCGGAATTAAGTTTTGAATCTGCGGTGTACCTGGTACAGCAGTCATCGTAAACGTGAATGCCCCAAGAACGATCGTAGGTGCGATCAATCTTCTAGAGATATCTGCTTTTTTAAACAATGCCAATGCGATCGGATAGATAGCGAACACAACGACAAACAAACTTACGCCTCCGTAAGTTAAGACAGCGGATGCTACCAAAACTCCAAGAATCGCACGTTTTTCACCTATAAACTTCGTAAACTGAATCGCAACCGATTTAGCAGCTCCCGTATCTTCCATCAACTTACCGAGTACAGCTCCTAATAAGAAGATCGGAAACCATGCCTTTGCGAAATCTACAAAGCCGGTCATATACGTATTGGTATACGCGTCCATCAAGTCTAAACCACTCATAAGAGCAACAATACCCGCTACGATTGGAGCGACCCAGATGATCGACCAGCCAAGGTACGCAAAAAACATGAGTAGAGCCAGACCTATTATGATACTAATCAAAATCTTTCCTCCTTTTTTATATAGAAAGAGTGCGCTTTCATCTATTAGCACTTACTTTTCAAAAGTTTTCATTGCACGAAGGACATTTTACTCCTGTGTAATTATTAAGTAAAATGAATTATAACTATAGATAGTATGCACAAAAGTTATAGAATGGAGTTCTCTCTATGGATATTCGGCAATTAACCTATTTTCACGCTGTAGCCAAACATAAAAGCTTCACGAAAGCCTCTACTGTCTTGCATTTATCTCAGCCTAGTCTTAGTAAAATGGTAAAAAGTTTAGAAGACGAACTCGAGATGGAGCTGATCGATCGCTCTTCCAGACAGATTGAACTAACAGAAGCAGGCGAGATTGTGTTTGAACAGAGCAAGATGATTCTAGAGTCTTTAGACAACCTATCATCAAACCTTTACGACTTAATGAACTTAAAAAAAGGGAAGATTAAAATTGGAATTCCCCCGCTTATCGGCTTTTTATTTTTCCCTAAAATCATCAAGAAATTCAAAGCTTCTTATCCGGAAATACAGATTCAGCTCGTGGAACATGGAGCAAACCGTGTGCAGCGAGAAGTTAATGATGGCCTCTTAGATCTTGGGGTTGTCGTTATGCCCTTACATGAAGATAAACTCGAGATCGTTTCTTTCTTAACCGAGCACCTGATGCTGTTTGTTCATCATTCACATCCTCTTGCCAATAGAGAGAAAGTATCGATGAAGGAATTGGAGAATGAATCTTTTATTATCTTTAAAGAAGGCTTCACCCTGCATGATCGGGTGATCGAAGAGTGTATTACTGCTGGATTCCATCCGAAGATATCCTATGAAAGCTCACAATGGGACTTTATCAGCGGGATGATCGGGGAGAACTTAGGGGTTTCCATCTTTCCAGAATCGATCGCAAAAAAGGTAGATCAAACTTTAGTTAAAGCCATTCCAATCGTTGATCCATCACTTCCTTATAAGCTAGGTATTATTAAAAAGAAAGATAAATATGTAACGTATGCGACTCGAGAATTTATTAACATGCTTTCGCCATTTAGTGAATAAGGATATAAACTATAACTATAACTATAATGCATACTTTTAATATAATATATGTATTTTACGAATAGTTTGAGTTGAGATAAAGTAGTTCCTATACAAATTATAGGAGGCACTTCTCATGGAAAAAGATCGTTTTCAAAATGGATTAGATAAACTAATGGAATATACGTTAACAAACAACAGAGACATTTCAACACACTTAAAAATCTCAGATGATCTTCAAGATATCGCGCCAGATGTAGGAAAGTACATTATTGAATTTGCGTACGGCGAAATCTATTCACGAGCAGGATTGACGAACAAACAAAGAGCGCTTGTAACCATTTCTTCTCTTGTGACACAAGGAACGGAACCACAATTGGAGCTTCATATCAATACAGGTCTGACAGCAGGTCTAACGAAAGATGAGATCGTGGAGAGCATTACACACTTGATTCCGTATACAGGTTTTCCGCGTGTGTTGAACGCGTTAACGGTTGCGAAGAAAGTTTTTGCAATGCGTGATGAAGAAGTGAGTGAATCAAAGGCACATTAAGAAAAAGTAGCTATCCTTTTACATAACGGGTTCTCTTTTGGAGGAGAAAATTGTAATTCGCAAGCCTTTTAGCAGGTGAAATAGCACTATAATTGGATATGTAAATGACATAAAAAACGACCAGATTTTTGTCTGGTCGTTTACTTATAATCTTATTCCACAATTGCACCCGATAGTTGAAGAAAAAGCTTATAAATTGAATAAGTATAATTAATGGTGCTTATGATAAAAGAAAGAACCAAATAAGGAAGGTGACTACACTGTCCAAGATTTTCAAATCGTTTATCCTATTGTTAAGTCTATTTCTTTTATCATCTTGTAACTTGATTGATTTAATGAATGTTAAAGGGGAAAAAATTTGGGTTACGGTACATCAAAATGAAAATAAAACGCTTAAGATAAACTCAGTAACAAAAAATGATAAGCAGCTAGAAATATACTCAATTATAGATGTATATAATAAACAGGGCATTTTTGAATACACATATATATTCCAAATGCAAGGAGAAAAAGAAAAAGGGATTACTATAAATAGTGACAAACCACTTACTATTCTTACTAAAAGAATCGGCTTAAATGGCAACACTAAACTAAAGTTGAATCAAAATGAAAGAAAACAAGTGAAGAAGTATGTCTTTTCAAAAATGAAATTACTACAATGATTTATTTTCCTACAAATTACTCCTTATTCTACAATCCTGCTCGTTTGTTTAATAAATTCCAATAAAAAGTGCGTCAATCCTTCTTGGGTTAACGCAACCGATTGCAAAGCTAATTTATTTACTTCTCATTTCTTGAGAGTAAACATATCTTCTTTTCCATCCCATTTTATAATGACCTTAAATTCCTCATTTTTATCAGTTTTAAAGCAACCAGAACAGGAAACGGAGTCTGTAAACTTTTTCCCATCAATATTAAGATTTCCACTACTTTCTCTTGTATTTGATGTAATGCTATAAACAATGTCACCGACTTTACCCTTGTCTTTATAAACAAATTCAAATTCACCATTTTCCGTGTTTGAAGTCAAGTTCGTGATATAACTTCCTTCCCAATATTCGCCCTCTCCTTTAAAGTAAAGAGTGTTTTGCTGACACCCTATAAGTGAAATAAAAAAGGTACAAAAAACGAAAGTTAATAAGAGCATTTTCTTCATTGGATTCAAAATATCACCTCATTCTTTTTATTCCACAATCCTGCACGTTTGTGGAATAAGGACAGCACGTTTTTAACCTTATTATATATTCCATTTAACCGCCTTTTAATCCTTTTTTCGCTAAAAATGGCACGTCAATTGACAAGTGAATTCGCATACCAATTCGCAGCGTGACAATAGTTATTGTCATCTTGCTAAAACGTGTGCGAATTTTGGTGCTAATTAAGGTAATAAAATTCGTGTTTTTTTACCAAAACCCTTATATAACAAAAAAAAATCGCAACGAATTTCGCTGCGATTTATAGTGCTAATTACTATGCGAATTAGCTTGTTTTTTCCCGTTTTCTCCCTCAAAAGAGAACCCGTTACCTTTTACAGGGTAGCTACTTTTTTGTTATTTCAAGAAGGGGTGAAAGAGGTTGCTTTGTGCTCCAGGATGCTCGCTTTCCGGGGGGCATGCGTTAAGCCTCTTAGCGCTTTGCGCTGTTAAGAGTCTCAACTGTCCCACTCATCCCCCAGGAGTCTCGCACCTTCCACTCCCATCAACGAATCAATGATGTCTTGGGGGTGTTTATGTTATCGTGCTAGCCCTTTTCACTAGCCTTTACAAGAAATCGCCTTCTTCTGTTTGCTCAAGTTGCTTTGATTGACTTGGAGCATCTTTATATTCGATGTCGTATTTTTTACTCAATAACTCCATTTCCGCGTGGTAAGCGTCTACCATTTGGAAGTACTCTTCTAATTTCAAATTAGATTGTGTTATAAGATTTTCATCTTGTTGTTCTAATGCTTGTCTTTGAAGGATTAAGCCTTCGTAAAATGTTTCAGTAGCTTTTACAATTTGCTTCTTCATTCCCACTAATTCTTCTCCTTGAACATCGATGGTTTTCGCTTGGGACACTGCTTTTTCATAGGCAGGAATAGTCGTTTCCACTAACTCCAAATACATGGTCTCATCATCTGTATAGTTTGCACCTGAAACGCTAGCTAAAGAATCAAAGGCTTGTACTTCGTAGGTAGATACGGCAGCCACGTCCACATTGATAAATTGTAAAACAGCATCTTGTTGTTCTTCCGTATTGATAGGCTCAGAAAAGCTTTGTGCTTCCTCTTCGTTCTGGGTTACGTCATTGAATGTTTGATTTAAGGCCATTTCGCTCGAATTCGCACCTGTCACAATCGAACTCACTAAAAACGATACTAAGAAAAGTGTATTCACGCTGTCAGCTCCCTCAACATTTTGTAAGTATTAACCAATACCCGGGTTATTCAGGGGTTATGCGCCTTAACTGTAAAAACAGCGTGTTCGATGCTTCGTTTATTGAAAACAAAACGAGTAAAAACCCCGTTATATCCATAACGGGGTTCATGTTTATCCTAACTTATTTATAAAATGTTTCTCTTTTTAGGTGCAGCCCATCTTATCTTAGAAGAAGCAAACATTCTCCCATTCTTCGCCACTTTTTTACTTCTAAAGAAGTCAGCAATGATGTCTTTGTCAGAGTGAGGAATCTTCTCCCCTTTTACAATTTGAGCTCCATTGATGCAGCCGCTCGTGAGGAGAACAATGTCATTTTCTTCACTCAGAGACAACGCCTTAATCACTGCATCATGACGCGTAAGTTCTGAATGAATGTTTGGTGCACCAGGATTTTTGAACCCTTTCATCACGTGACCAACGATCTCGCTCGGATCGTTATATCCTGGATGATCGACAGACACGACGATTTCATCCGCTTGGTTCTCGATCGTTTCTGCCATTTTTGGCATCTTCTCTTTATCTCTTATGCCGATACCCATCACTAACACAATCAGTCGACTGTATGGCAGCTTTTTCACTTCTGTTACAAGGTTCTGTAACGCAACAGGAGTATGTGCGTAATCCAAGATGATCTTACGTTTTTGCTTATGAATGATTTCAAATCTTCCTTCAGGTCCCGTCATTTCGGGTAGAGCATGGAGCATTTTTTCTAATGGGATTCCGATATGCAAACCTGTACAGATTGCAGAAAGGAGATTTGCTATATTATAAGAACCGTAAAATGGTGTTATTACAGAATAATGTTTTCCGTACACAGATAAAGTGAATGAAGTTCCGTTTGATACCTGCTTAACATCCGTTGCGATCACATCTGCATCGCTTTCTTCATTCATGCTATACGTTAGCAAAGGACCTGCAAATAACTCAACGATTTCTTTCCCCATACCCTCGTCATCAATGTTTACAACTGCTTTTTTTGCTTGTTTAAATAGCTTTAACTTCGCTTGTTTGTAGTTTTCAAACGTATGATGAAACTCTAAATGTTCTGGTGATAAGTTTGTATGAATCGCAACATCAAAATCAATACCTGCTGTTCTTTTTTGTTCGATTCCAACAGAAGTCACTTCCATCGCAGCGAGCTGATCTCCATTTTCAACAAATTGTTTGAAGATGTGATGAAGATCAGGTGCTTCAGGCGTTGTTGGTGTGGACTGTTTCATGTTCAGGTTTCCTGTTGAGGAAATCATGCCAGTTGTTCCGATTGAACCTGATTTCACACCACATAAGTTCATCAACGATCTAACATAAGCCGCGACTGTCGTCTTACCATTTGTACCTGTAATACCAACTGTTATTAATTTTTCATGTATACGTTTATTAAATAGGATAGATAATTGAGCCATAAATACGCGAGCATCCTCAACGAGTAAGAATGTTCGATCTCTATAGATTTCGCTCGCCTCTTTTAAAATCGATTTATTTTCACCAGCCACTACAATGGCACC from Bacillus sp. E(2018) encodes the following:
- a CDS encoding ABC transporter ATP-binding protein gives rise to the protein MSILKAVKLHKSYGNKNNKQHVLKGIDLSVEKGEFISIMGASGSGKTTLLNVLSSIDQVSEGTIQINSFEMTAMKEKQLAEFRKNNLGFIFQDYNLLDTLTVKENILLPLSITKTPKKEADKKFDQVATELGILEIKDKYPNEISGGQKQRTSAARAFIHEPSIIFADEPTGALDSKSASDLLNKLSGLNENRQATILMVTHDPVAASYCSRVVFIKDGQIYTQLMKGEQDRQSFFSDIMKTQGVLGGVQHEH
- a CDS encoding ABC transporter permease; the encoded protein is MNINQLIFRNLKKNLRNYYLYVFALVFSSALYFAFVTLQYDPSMDAVEGSVKGEAAIRAASILLVVIVSVFLLYANNIFIKRRSKEIGLFQLIGMTKGKIFRILSIENLFLYFGSLLIGIFAGFSFSKLMILVLFKTTGVDSIASLRFSPQALVQTVLVFTAIYLLIMIMNYTFIKRQTILSLFRVTSSTEITVKKLSRFEMVMGIVGLVLITTGYIVSSKLFGGDFTTMPQLFGAMIFILAAVILGTYFFYKGSVSFLLNLVRKRKGGYLSINEVMSLASVMFRMKSNALLLMIITTVSALSIALLCLAYISYYSAEKTAANNVPHDFAVIDRESADTFEGALKKNNIPYSEKSIEVIQVTVNASQLIDRSLEELVIDPKAMPLPLISEKSVHGMDVSPDEVVFTGYNDLLQKFMPLKSSGSIKIKGKTETLTQRYVGLEDIYPVSWYFTAGGVPTAIVDDAIFKKMKKDINPKVQKESTLYIGIDIKNNGQLEKADKLFKSTETYKKLYNESRHEISTNQKKNMGLMMFIVGFLGLTFLVTSGCILYFKQMDEGESEKPNYMILRKLGYTQSDLLKGIQYKQLFNFGIPLVVGLLHSYFAVQSGWFLFGAELWTPMIIVMVMYTILYSIFGLLSVLYYKKVVREAL
- a CDS encoding 3-hydroxybutyrate dehydrogenase, translating into MVENKVVVITGSASGIGFEIGKTFAENGSKVVLTDLNEEGVKKAAEELKGLGLEAIGLKADVTSEEDIKSMIETAHKEYGRVDVLINNAGLQHVSPIEEFPTAKFELMIKIMLTAPFIATKHVMPIMKQQGFGRIINISSINGLIGFAGKAAYNSAKHGVIGLTKVAALESAAEGVTVNALCPGYVDTPLVRGQMEDLAKTRNVSLDKVLEEVIYPLVPQKRLMEVSEIADYAMFLSSDKAKSVTGQAIVIDGGYTAQ
- a CDS encoding GntP family permease → MISIIIGLALLMFFAYLGWSIIWVAPIVAGIVALMSGLDLMDAYTNTYMTGFVDFAKAWFPIFLLGAVLGKLMEDTGAAKSVAIQFTKFIGEKRAILGVLVASAVLTYGGVSLFVVVFAIYPIALALFKKADISRRLIAPTIVLGAFTFTMTAVPGTPQIQNLIPMNTFKTTPMAGTIIGIVATLIMAVGGYFWLKFRENRLTAAGEKYTEPNKSKENEDEDEENLPNWILSLVPLIVVVILLNFLKIAPIPSLLAGILAILLINIKQYKKFIPSMNEGAKGSVMAIINTSAAVGFGAVVTSVPDFDKITDMLLGISSNPLVSESLVVQLLAMITGSASGGMGIALQALGGTYYDLSQSTGMSPEAFHRMASIASGASILPHNGALLTLLAVTQLTHKETYKDVFVVALIIPTIAVIVGIIMASMGII
- a CDS encoding LysR family transcriptional regulator, with the protein product MDIRQLTYFHAVAKHKSFTKASTVLHLSQPSLSKMVKSLEDELEMELIDRSSRQIELTEAGEIVFEQSKMILESLDNLSSNLYDLMNLKKGKIKIGIPPLIGFLFFPKIIKKFKASYPEIQIQLVEHGANRVQREVNDGLLDLGVVVMPLHEDKLEIVSFLTEHLMLFVHHSHPLANREKVSMKELENESFIIFKEGFTLHDRVIEECITAGFHPKISYESSQWDFISGMIGENLGVSIFPESIAKKVDQTLVKAIPIVDPSLPYKLGIIKKKDKYVTYATREFINMLSPFSE
- a CDS encoding carboxymuconolactone decarboxylase family protein — translated: MEKDRFQNGLDKLMEYTLTNNRDISTHLKISDDLQDIAPDVGKYIIEFAYGEIYSRAGLTNKQRALVTISSLVTQGTEPQLELHINTGLTAGLTKDEIVESITHLIPYTGFPRVLNALTVAKKVFAMRDEEVSESKAH
- a CDS encoding UDP-N-acetylmuramoyl-L-alanyl-D-glutamate--2,6-diaminopimelate ligase produces the protein MNIHFEQKKQQLGIREIWGSKQQTISSVCFDSRNVMNNSSFVCITGEQFDGHTFIQNAIEKGAIVVAGENKSILKEASEIYRDRTFLLVEDARVFMAQLSILFNKRIHEKLITVGITGTNGKTTVAAYVRSLMNLCGVKSGSIGTTGMISSTGNLNMKQSTPTTPEAPDLHHIFKQFVENGDQLAAMEVTSVGIEQKRTAGIDFDVAIHTNLSPEHLEFHHTFENYKQAKLKLFKQAKKAVVNIDDEGMGKEIVELFAGPLLTYSMNEESDADVIATDVKQVSNGTSFTLSVYGKHYSVITPFYGSYNIANLLSAICTGLHIGIPLEKMLHALPEMTGPEGRFEIIHKQKRKIILDYAHTPVALQNLVTEVKKLPYSRLIVLVMGIGIRDKEKMPKMAETIENQADEIVVSVDHPGYNDPSEIVGHVMKGFKNPGAPNIHSELTRHDAVIKALSLSEENDIVLLTSGCINGAQIVKGEKIPHSDKDIIADFFRSKKVAKNGRMFASSKIRWAAPKKRNIL